A portion of the Archocentrus centrarchus isolate MPI-CPG fArcCen1 chromosome 19, fArcCen1, whole genome shotgun sequence genome contains these proteins:
- the nog2 gene encoding noggin-2 has product MGFSQTLFVYALVCVHLGVSQHYLRLRPSPSDHLPVPDLKEDPDPEYDPREQDLVERTLRKKLGSNFDPNFMSISSPMLVNLSAPDNQVKPQGPMPNDIKKLDLTETPYGKRVKVGKKARRKFLQWIWTYTHCPVVYTWKDLGVRFWPRYIKEGNCFSERSCSFPEGMSCKPVKSITKIFLRWYCQGFLRQKYCTWIQVQYPIISECKCSC; this is encoded by the coding sequence ATGGGCTTCTCACAAACGCTGTTCGTTTACGCGCTGGTTTGCGTTCACCTTGGAGTTTCCCAGCATTACCTTCGTCTCCGTCCATCGCCCAGTGATCACCTCCCAGTGCCCGACTTGAAGGAGGACCCAGACCCGGAGTACGACCCCCGTGAGCAGGACTTGGTCGAGAGGACTCTGAGGAAAAAACTCGGCAGTAACTTTGACCCCAATTTCATGTCCATCAGCTCGCCCATGCTGGTGAACCTTTCCGCGCCAGATAACCAGGTGAAGCCGCAGGGGCCCATGCCCAACGATATTAAAAAGCTGGACCTCACAGAGACTCCCTATGGAAAGCGGGTAAAAGTGGGCAAGAAAGCCCGTAGGAAATTTCTGCAGTGGATATGGACCTATACGCACTGCCCAGTGGTGTACACCTGGAAAGATTTGGGTGTGAGGTTCTGGCCACGTTACATCAAAGAGGGAAACTGTTTCTCTGAGCGCTCGTGCTCCTTCCCCGAGGGGATGTCTTGCAAACCCGTGAAGTCAATCACCAAGATTTTCCTCCGGTGGTATTGTCAAGGGTTTCTAAGACAGAAATACTGTACGTGGATACAGGTGCAATACCCAATCATCTCAGAGTGCAAGTGTTCGTGCTGA